One genomic segment of Vulgatibacter sp. includes these proteins:
- a CDS encoding alpha-ketoacid dehydrogenase subunit beta, with protein sequence MANMAQAIRMALHYGEENLGVTDIFGEDVGAPLGGVFTCTQGLKTTWNTPLDERGIIGAAMGLAMAGQRPVAEIQFADYVFNTIDLLKLAGNTCWATNGDWHLPMVVMTPVGAGIRGSIYHSHSFDAMMSHIPGWKIVMPSNPLDAYGLLLSAVQEENPVMYLPPKALMRVRGEELIPGEPTEARELSKLIDAPLGDRSQWKAQWPNLEYYAVPIGKGKIVREGTSMTVVSWGRTVPMCAEAAKQLEAEGISVELIDLRTIWPYDWEMVKASIEKTGKVLYVNEDTEITNFGEHLIRRTVDELFFKLMAAPKLVAGKHVPGIGLSDPLERASVPQSDDIVTAMRALASEQP encoded by the coding sequence ATGGCGAACATGGCACAGGCCATCCGCATGGCCCTCCATTACGGCGAGGAGAACCTCGGCGTCACCGACATCTTCGGCGAGGACGTCGGTGCTCCCCTCGGCGGCGTCTTCACCTGCACGCAGGGCCTGAAGACCACCTGGAACACGCCGCTCGACGAGCGCGGCATCATCGGCGCCGCGATGGGCCTCGCGATGGCGGGGCAGCGCCCCGTCGCCGAGATCCAGTTCGCCGACTACGTCTTCAACACCATCGACCTGCTCAAGCTCGCGGGCAACACCTGCTGGGCGACGAACGGCGACTGGCATCTGCCGATGGTGGTGATGACGCCGGTGGGCGCCGGCATTCGCGGCTCCATCTACCACTCGCACTCCTTCGACGCGATGATGAGCCACATCCCGGGCTGGAAGATCGTGATGCCGTCGAATCCCCTCGACGCCTACGGTCTGCTGCTCTCCGCCGTGCAGGAGGAGAACCCGGTGATGTACCTGCCGCCCAAGGCGCTGATGCGCGTCCGCGGCGAGGAGCTGATCCCCGGCGAGCCCACCGAGGCCCGCGAGCTCTCGAAGCTCATCGACGCGCCGCTCGGCGACCGCTCGCAGTGGAAGGCCCAGTGGCCCAACCTCGAGTACTACGCGGTGCCGATCGGCAAGGGGAAGATCGTCCGCGAAGGCACCTCGATGACGGTGGTGAGCTGGGGCCGCACCGTGCCGATGTGCGCCGAGGCGGCGAAGCAGCTCGAGGCCGAGGGGATCTCGGTGGAGCTCATCGATCTGCGGACCATCTGGCCCTACGACTGGGAGATGGTGAAGGCCTCGATCGAGAAGACCGGCAAGGTCCTCTACGTGAACGAGGACACCGAGATCACCAACTTCGGCGAGCACCTCATCCGCCGCACGGTGGACGAGCTCTTCTTCAAGCTGATGGCGGCGCCGAAGCTCGTGGCCGGCAAGCACGTGCCGGGCATCGGCCTCTCCGATCCGCTCGAGCGCGCCTCCGTGCCGCAGAGCGACGACATCGTCACCGCGATGCGCGCCCTCGCTTCCGAGCAGCCGTAA
- a CDS encoding aminotransferase class V-fold PLP-dependent enzyme, with translation MSHAAFDPRSLRPAYSAFLREGRILLTGHSHQAWPDVARAAQARVFDDAAAFVDDKWGAAIDPIVQRVARGVAERLGYGQGEGIAFGRSTHELVFRLLTCWPFGPETRVVTTTSEFHSLDRQLRRVEEAGVQVRWVDGWERATLAERLVEAIVPGTSLVAVSAVLFEDSFVLPHLEAIASKAQAVGAALLVDAYHGFNVVPLPLADLPGEVYVTAGGYKYAQFGDGVCFLRVPPGSERRPIYTGWFADFGDLAQPRGEGRRPVGFAGGAANFAGATYDASAFYRAAAVLDHFEAHGLSVEALRGISVRQTTRILERLDALDSTAVGLEPIAARDPVRRGGFVAIRTPFAGKLVEALRARGVFTDARGDVLRLGPAPYLVDEEIDAGVAHVVEAAGALARR, from the coding sequence ATGTCGCACGCCGCCTTCGACCCGCGCTCCCTGCGCCCCGCCTACTCCGCCTTCCTCCGGGAGGGCCGCATCCTCCTCACCGGCCACTCGCACCAGGCCTGGCCGGACGTGGCCCGGGCGGCGCAGGCGCGCGTCTTCGACGACGCCGCCGCCTTCGTCGACGACAAATGGGGCGCGGCGATCGACCCCATCGTGCAGCGGGTCGCCAGGGGGGTCGCCGAGCGCCTCGGTTACGGGCAGGGCGAGGGGATCGCCTTCGGCCGCTCCACCCACGAGCTGGTCTTCCGCCTCCTCACCTGCTGGCCCTTCGGCCCCGAGACCCGGGTGGTCACCACCACCTCCGAGTTCCACTCCCTCGACCGGCAGCTGCGCCGGGTGGAGGAGGCGGGGGTCCAGGTGCGTTGGGTCGACGGCTGGGAGCGCGCCACCCTGGCCGAGCGCCTGGTCGAGGCGATCGTCCCCGGCACCTCCCTGGTGGCGGTGAGCGCGGTGCTCTTCGAGGATTCGTTCGTGCTGCCCCACCTCGAGGCCATCGCCAGCAAGGCGCAGGCGGTCGGCGCGGCGCTCCTCGTCGACGCCTATCACGGCTTCAACGTGGTGCCGCTGCCGCTCGCCGATCTGCCGGGCGAGGTCTACGTCACCGCCGGCGGCTACAAATACGCGCAATTCGGCGACGGCGTCTGTTTCCTCCGGGTGCCGCCCGGCAGTGAGCGCCGGCCGATCTACACCGGCTGGTTCGCCGACTTCGGCGATCTGGCCCAGCCCCGGGGCGAGGGCAGGCGCCCGGTGGGCTTCGCCGGTGGCGCCGCCAATTTCGCCGGCGCCACCTACGACGCCTCGGCCTTCTACCGGGCGGCGGCGGTGCTCGATCATTTCGAGGCCCATGGCCTCTCCGTCGAGGCGCTGCGGGGGATCTCCGTGCGGCAGACCACCCGGATCCTCGAGCGCCTCGACGCCCTGGACTCGACCGCGGTGGGCCTCGAGCCGATCGCAGCCCGGGATCCCGTCCGGCGGGGCGGCTTCGTGGCGATCCGCACACCCTTCGCGGGAAAGCTGGTCGAGGCGCTCCGGGCCCGGGGGGTCTTCACCGACGCCCGCGGCGACGTGCTCCGCCTCGGGCCCGCGCCCTACCTCGTCGACGAGGAGATCGACGCAGGCGTCGCCCACGTGGTCGAGGCAGCCGGCGCGCTCGCGCGGCGCTGA
- a CDS encoding di-heme oxidoredictase family protein gives MLRRLLPLVALVLAACPAEDERPPLSREIFAPLGQPYPFATEAQRDDFARGLEVVERVWTEADGLGPRFNVVSCGSCHLKPVFGGTSGRYRNFYLIGRTGEFGFEPGPYGGIAHGYGLGEERVRPPIGSDITIAAQRNALPFFGTGLIAELPERVILAGADPEDRDGDGISGRPNYEDGFVGRFGRKAQTVSIEGFIRGPMNNHLGVTSAPLSDYDKARLPVPSAVGASRAGLGSVRQGQVAPPGRPLVDEDLVPDPELSPPDLFAVVSFAMLLAPPPPDAPTPASERGRALFGQLGCDACHTPALEGPRGPIPLYSDLLLHDLGPEMADGIEMGEATGAEFRTQPLWGIAASAPYLHDGRADTLEEAIRWHGGEGEKSRERFEASTPEEQADLVAFLVSLGGAAERTDGLLPQEAPIPAPGEPGGPLRALDAAEEARWLEGRRLFDRDTHLAEGLGSPLFNADSCRSCHGHPVIGGAGQLDVTVIRAGKWVLDTFFPPQPDGTILPRLSAPWVPRLEATYDVIERRKSPSALGLGLVEGIAEAAILANADPDDADGDGIRGRVSRLADGRLGRFGWKADVPSLAEFVRDAHSNELGFTVADAEGLSFGAARDEDGIADPELALAPLEAMTFFLQQLAPLAPTADEPEGAALFARIGCDACHVPALDGVPLYSDLLLHDVAPAGYKGIPTETTGGREFRTPPLWGLSRTGPWMHDAGAPTIEDAIYQHSGTALASRRAYDDLAPGERAALLRFLGSL, from the coding sequence CGCCGAGGACGAGCGGCCCCCGCTCTCCCGCGAGATCTTCGCGCCCCTCGGGCAGCCCTATCCCTTTGCCACCGAGGCGCAGCGCGACGACTTCGCCAGGGGGCTCGAGGTGGTGGAGCGGGTCTGGACGGAAGCGGACGGCCTCGGCCCCCGCTTCAACGTCGTCTCCTGCGGCAGCTGCCACCTCAAGCCGGTCTTCGGCGGCACCTCCGGGCGCTACCGGAACTTCTACCTGATCGGCCGCACCGGCGAATTCGGCTTCGAGCCCGGCCCCTACGGCGGCATCGCCCACGGCTACGGCCTCGGCGAGGAGCGGGTCCGCCCGCCCATCGGCAGCGACATCACCATCGCCGCCCAGCGCAACGCCTTGCCCTTCTTCGGCACCGGCCTCATCGCCGAGCTCCCCGAGCGCGTGATCCTCGCAGGCGCCGATCCGGAGGACCGCGACGGCGACGGGATCAGCGGCAGGCCCAACTACGAGGACGGCTTCGTGGGCCGCTTCGGCCGCAAGGCCCAGACGGTGAGCATCGAGGGCTTCATCCGCGGCCCGATGAACAACCACCTCGGCGTCACCTCCGCCCCCTTGAGCGACTACGACAAGGCGCGCCTGCCGGTCCCCTCCGCGGTGGGCGCGAGCAGGGCCGGCCTCGGCAGCGTGCGCCAGGGCCAGGTGGCGCCGCCGGGACGGCCCCTCGTCGACGAGGATCTCGTCCCCGATCCCGAGCTTTCGCCACCCGATCTCTTCGCGGTGGTCAGCTTCGCCATGCTCCTCGCGCCGCCGCCGCCCGACGCGCCGACGCCTGCCAGCGAGCGGGGCAGGGCGCTCTTCGGGCAGCTCGGCTGCGACGCCTGCCACACCCCGGCCCTCGAGGGGCCGCGGGGCCCGATCCCGCTCTACTCGGACCTGCTCCTCCACGATCTCGGCCCGGAGATGGCCGACGGCATCGAGATGGGCGAAGCCACCGGCGCCGAGTTCCGGACCCAGCCGCTCTGGGGCATCGCCGCGTCGGCGCCCTACCTCCACGACGGCAGGGCCGACACCCTCGAGGAGGCGATCCGCTGGCACGGCGGGGAAGGGGAGAAGTCCCGCGAGCGCTTCGAGGCCAGCACGCCGGAAGAGCAGGCGGATCTCGTCGCCTTCCTCGTCTCGCTGGGCGGCGCCGCCGAGCGCACCGACGGCCTCCTCCCGCAGGAGGCGCCCATCCCCGCACCGGGAGAGCCCGGCGGACCGCTGCGTGCCCTCGACGCCGCCGAGGAAGCCCGCTGGCTGGAGGGCCGGCGCCTCTTCGACCGGGACACACACCTGGCCGAGGGGCTGGGCTCGCCGCTCTTCAACGCCGACAGCTGCCGCTCCTGCCACGGCCACCCGGTGATCGGCGGCGCCGGCCAGCTCGACGTGACGGTGATCCGCGCGGGCAAATGGGTGCTCGACACCTTCTTCCCGCCGCAGCCCGACGGCACCATCCTGCCCCGCCTCTCGGCGCCGTGGGTGCCGCGGCTGGAGGCGACCTACGACGTGATCGAGCGCCGCAAATCCCCTTCGGCGCTGGGCCTCGGCCTCGTCGAGGGGATCGCCGAGGCGGCGATCCTCGCCAACGCCGACCCGGACGACGCGGATGGCGACGGGATCCGCGGCAGGGTCTCGCGCCTCGCGGACGGCAGGCTCGGCCGCTTCGGCTGGAAGGCCGACGTGCCCTCGCTCGCCGAGTTCGTCCGCGACGCCCACTCGAATGAGCTGGGCTTCACCGTCGCTGACGCCGAGGGACTCTCCTTCGGCGCAGCGCGCGACGAGGACGGCATCGCCGATCCCGAGCTGGCGCTGGCGCCGCTGGAGGCGATGACCTTCTTCCTCCAGCAGCTCGCGCCCCTCGCCCCCACCGCCGACGAGCCGGAGGGCGCAGCGCTCTTCGCGCGGATCGGCTGCGACGCCTGCCACGTGCCGGCGCTCGACGGCGTGCCGCTCTACAGCGACCTCCTCCTCCACGACGTGGCGCCTGCAGGGTACAAGGGCATCCCCACCGAAACCACCGGCGGCAGGGAGTTTCGGACCCCGCCGCTCTGGGGCCTCTCGCGCACCGGCCCGTGGATGCACGACGCCGGCGCGCCCACGATCGAGGACGCGATCTACCAGCACAGCGGCACGGCCCTCGCTTCGCGCAGGGCCTACGACGATCTCGCACCAGGGGAACGCGCCGCCCTGCTGCGCTTCCTGGGTTCGCTGTGA
- a CDS encoding thiamine pyrophosphate-dependent dehydrogenase E1 component subunit alpha — translation MSRPRLVDSAKSGPSLAPEQLVRMHDLMVKARVLEERLIQMYKQGDGYFWIGGPGEEAFNVPLGLLIKKGKGIDHDYLHFHYRQSATLLAMGEEPIGALRQMKNTATDPYSGGRNFAGHFSKAEWNLTPVTSPIEVQYQTAIGTGLAQKRHGGDSITIVTGGDAGTAEGDFASCLVWSSRPGKELPILMIVTHNKWGISTASSTQQGARSIADRGSAFGIKNKVIDGNDPVNAYRELQEAMEYVRKERKPFLLEATVSRLYGHSSASGANFVTGEVDCIAQFEQKLEEGGVMTRQAMDEVRERWTAEISAMAKQAREEPLPAPESIWNNIYWEKK, via the coding sequence ATGTCCCGTCCTCGTTTGGTCGACTCTGCCAAATCAGGGCCCTCGCTCGCCCCCGAGCAGCTCGTCCGGATGCATGACCTGATGGTGAAGGCCCGCGTCCTCGAGGAGCGCCTGATCCAGATGTACAAGCAGGGCGACGGCTACTTCTGGATCGGCGGCCCCGGCGAAGAGGCCTTCAACGTGCCCCTCGGCCTGCTGATCAAGAAGGGCAAGGGCATCGACCACGATTACCTGCACTTCCACTACCGCCAGTCCGCCACCCTTCTCGCCATGGGCGAGGAGCCGATCGGCGCGCTGCGGCAGATGAAGAACACCGCGACCGATCCCTACTCGGGCGGCCGCAACTTCGCGGGGCATTTCTCCAAGGCGGAGTGGAACCTCACCCCGGTGACCTCGCCGATCGAGGTGCAGTACCAGACCGCCATCGGCACGGGCCTCGCCCAGAAGCGCCACGGCGGCGACTCGATCACCATCGTCACCGGTGGCGACGCCGGGACCGCCGAAGGCGATTTCGCCTCCTGCCTGGTCTGGTCGTCGCGCCCGGGCAAGGAGCTGCCGATCCTGATGATCGTCACCCACAACAAGTGGGGCATCTCCACCGCCTCTTCGACCCAGCAGGGCGCCCGCTCGATCGCCGATCGCGGCAGCGCCTTCGGGATCAAGAACAAGGTGATCGACGGCAACGACCCGGTGAACGCCTACCGGGAGCTCCAGGAGGCGATGGAGTACGTGCGCAAGGAGCGCAAGCCCTTCCTCCTCGAGGCCACCGTCTCCCGCCTCTACGGCCACTCCTCCGCGTCGGGTGCGAACTTCGTCACCGGCGAGGTCGATTGCATCGCGCAGTTCGAGCAGAAGCTCGAGGAAGGCGGCGTGATGACCCGGCAGGCGATGGACGAGGTCCGCGAGCGCTGGACCGCGGAGATCTCGGCGATGGCCAAGCAGGCCCGCGAGGAGCCGCTGCCCGCCCCCGAGAGCATCTGGAACAACATCTACTGGGAGAAGAAGTAG
- a CDS encoding GAF domain-containing protein, producing the protein MSDEERGPARPDAPLDLEGLPQRLAEDRARVARAVASAAAHVASEEHFASVLAEIVGQSEALGARAAQLFLAEGNALRLVAWREVPAALVHQMGHVPFDAPLFAAKAARTGRIQVGTEADLGDEHAIARRLLATTGARSIVAAPLVLEGRVAGVVSWLRSAPDRPSTAELAATESLVQVYAVALENARLRERDQRRKALQEAVRLAVLRIGGTLDLQAVLQIVVDEGRAIVGARYAALGITQGDDAAMPFSPWAFSGVAPAVRDAIGRDPRPVGLLGAVPREGRPIRLLDLHVDPRFRGFPPGHPEMRSFLGVPIRFQGQSVGNLYFGEKIGGAAFTDIDEEAAVLLATHAGVAMENARIHGQLLEEVERRKVAEAERERLLGALESEHRWLREVVERSPVGILLFDAYSGTMKANRRAEAITGMKIDPARGREQLVGCLETVDGRKLLLEELPCSIALGGVIVQPAEYRFRSPGGRLVPLRIGATPILGPRGTILGAAEVLDDISDAKELERIREEWNSVVAHDLRQPLTTISAFAAVIAKAPDRPAEVRKHAEHIRTAARRLDRMIGDLLEVSRLETRRLTLDLAPTDLEALVRDAVARAAPEMRDHPVELGLEKGLPPLPVDAARIEQVLFNLLTNAAKYGYPGTPITVQLHRLAQAIEIAVSNEGGGIAAAQMPRIFDRFHRTPAAQQGAQPGLGLGLYVSRGLVEAHGGQLVAESEPGKVTTFRIRLPLRR; encoded by the coding sequence TTGAGCGACGAAGAGCGGGGACCTGCACGGCCGGACGCGCCGCTCGATCTCGAGGGGCTGCCGCAGCGGTTGGCGGAGGATCGCGCCCGGGTGGCGCGGGCCGTGGCCAGCGCAGCGGCACACGTGGCGTCGGAAGAGCACTTCGCCTCGGTGCTCGCCGAGATCGTCGGCCAGAGCGAGGCCCTGGGCGCTCGAGCGGCGCAGCTCTTCCTCGCGGAAGGCAACGCGCTGCGCCTCGTCGCCTGGCGGGAGGTCCCCGCCGCGCTCGTGCACCAGATGGGGCACGTGCCCTTCGACGCGCCGCTCTTCGCGGCGAAGGCCGCGCGGACCGGCAGGATCCAGGTGGGGACGGAGGCCGACCTGGGCGACGAGCACGCGATCGCCCGCAGGCTCCTCGCGACCACCGGGGCGCGGAGCATCGTCGCCGCCCCCCTCGTGCTCGAAGGCAGGGTGGCGGGCGTCGTCTCCTGGCTCCGGAGCGCGCCGGATCGCCCCAGCACCGCCGAGCTCGCGGCGACCGAATCGCTGGTGCAGGTCTACGCGGTGGCGCTCGAGAACGCCCGGCTCCGGGAACGGGATCAGCGGCGCAAGGCGTTGCAGGAGGCGGTCCGCCTGGCCGTGCTTCGGATCGGAGGGACTCTCGATCTGCAGGCGGTGCTCCAGATCGTGGTGGACGAGGGACGGGCGATCGTCGGCGCCCGCTACGCGGCCCTCGGGATCACGCAGGGGGACGATGCCGCGATGCCCTTCTCCCCCTGGGCCTTCAGCGGCGTCGCTCCGGCGGTGCGCGACGCGATCGGCAGGGATCCCCGGCCGGTGGGCCTCCTGGGTGCGGTGCCGCGGGAGGGTCGTCCGATCCGGCTCCTCGATCTGCACGTCGATCCGCGCTTTCGCGGCTTCCCGCCGGGCCATCCCGAGATGCGGAGCTTCCTCGGCGTGCCGATCCGCTTCCAGGGCCAGAGCGTCGGCAACCTCTACTTCGGCGAGAAGATCGGTGGCGCGGCGTTCACCGACATCGACGAGGAAGCGGCGGTGCTGCTCGCCACCCACGCAGGCGTGGCGATGGAGAACGCCCGGATCCACGGGCAGCTCCTCGAGGAGGTGGAGCGGCGCAAGGTGGCGGAGGCGGAACGGGAGCGCCTCCTCGGCGCCCTCGAGTCGGAGCACCGGTGGCTGCGGGAAGTGGTGGAGCGCTCGCCGGTCGGCATCCTCCTCTTCGATGCCTACAGCGGCACGATGAAGGCGAACCGCCGGGCCGAGGCGATCACCGGCATGAAGATCGATCCGGCCCGGGGCAGGGAGCAGCTCGTCGGCTGCCTCGAGACGGTGGACGGCAGGAAGCTCCTGCTCGAGGAGCTTCCCTGCTCCATCGCGCTGGGAGGGGTGATCGTGCAGCCGGCGGAGTACCGCTTCCGCTCGCCTGGAGGCCGGCTGGTGCCGCTGCGCATCGGCGCCACGCCCATCCTCGGGCCGCGGGGAACGATACTCGGCGCGGCGGAGGTGCTCGACGACATCAGCGATGCCAAGGAGCTCGAGCGGATCCGGGAGGAATGGAATTCGGTGGTGGCCCACGACCTCCGGCAGCCGCTCACCACCATCAGCGCCTTCGCGGCGGTGATCGCGAAGGCGCCGGATCGGCCCGCCGAGGTACGGAAACACGCCGAGCACATCCGCACCGCTGCCCGCAGGCTCGACCGGATGATCGGCGATCTGCTCGAGGTCTCGCGGCTGGAGACCAGGCGCCTCACCCTCGACCTCGCCCCGACCGATCTGGAGGCACTGGTCCGGGACGCCGTGGCGAGGGCCGCGCCGGAGATGCGCGATCATCCGGTGGAGCTGGGGCTGGAGAAGGGGCTCCCGCCGCTGCCGGTGGACGCGGCGCGGATCGAGCAGGTGCTCTTCAACCTCCTCACCAACGCGGCAAAATACGGCTATCCCGGGACGCCGATCACCGTGCAACTCCACCGCCTCGCCCAGGCGATCGAGATCGCCGTCTCGAACGAGGGCGGGGGGATCGCCGCAGCGCAGATGCCGCGGATCTTCGATCGCTTCCACCGGACCCCGGCAGCGCAGCAGGGTGCGCAGCCGGGGCTCGGTCTCGGGCTCTACGTGAGCCGTGGGCTGGTGGAGGCCCACGGCGGCCAGCTCGTCGCGGAGAGCGAGCCGGGGAAGGTCACCACCTTCCGGATCCGGCTGCCGCTCCGTCGCTGA
- a CDS encoding DUF192 domain-containing protein — translation MIRPFALAAMLFASCAVPDTRDGGCEESPEALVQAPAATVRSGDASLPVEIADSDEKRMRGLQHRRCDVTGLLLVNEAPGTPLPIWMCEVFFDLDLAFVRDGIVVAVAEAPPCDAPCENCPIYGEGVAVDVVLETPAGTFPLQVGDAVEVR, via the coding sequence GTGATCCGCCCCTTCGCTCTCGCGGCGATGCTCTTCGCCAGCTGCGCCGTTCCGGATACGCGGGACGGCGGCTGCGAGGAGAGCCCGGAGGCGCTGGTGCAGGCGCCCGCGGCCACCGTGCGCAGCGGCGACGCGTCGCTGCCGGTGGAGATCGCCGATTCGGACGAGAAGCGCATGCGCGGGCTGCAGCACAGGCGCTGTGACGTCACCGGCCTGCTGCTGGTCAACGAGGCGCCCGGCACGCCGCTGCCGATCTGGATGTGCGAGGTCTTCTTCGACCTCGACCTCGCCTTCGTCCGCGATGGGATCGTGGTGGCGGTCGCCGAGGCGCCGCCCTGCGACGCGCCCTGCGAGAACTGCCCGATCTATGGAGAGGGCGTCGCCGTCGATGTGGTCCTCGAGACGCCGGCAGGCACCTTTCCGCTGCAGGTCGGCGATGCGGTCGAGGTGCGCTGA